A region from the Gemmatimonadota bacterium genome encodes:
- a CDS encoding RidA family protein, whose protein sequence is MRTLHALHTDAAPAAIGPYSQAIRVGRWLFCSGQIPLDPTTGAVVAGSVAEQTEQVFANIRAILEEAGASLERVVKTTVFLADMATFQEMNEVYATHFGEHRPARSTVAVRTLPKNVDVEIEVIARL, encoded by the coding sequence ATGAGAACGCTACATGCACTGCACACGGACGCGGCTCCTGCCGCCATCGGACCCTACTCGCAGGCCATCCGGGTCGGCCGCTGGCTGTTCTGCTCAGGCCAGATTCCCCTTGATCCCACAACCGGCGCGGTCGTAGCCGGCAGCGTGGCCGAGCAGACCGAGCAGGTCTTCGCCAACATCCGTGCCATCCTGGAGGAGGCGGGCGCGTCCTTGGAACGAGTGGTGAAGACCACCGTCTTCCTGGCCGACATGGCGACGTTCCAGGAGATGAACGAGGTGTATGCCACCCACTTCGGCGAGCATCGGCCCGCCCGCTCGACGGTGGCAGTGCGGACGCTTCCCAAGAACGTGGACGTGGAGATCGAGGTCATCGCCCGCCTTTGA
- a CDS encoding FAD-binding protein has product MFRPLTNFGGNLTFRPGGRAAPRSEEELLGLLAQARSQGIRVRGAGHSWSPLIVTDGLSVDLRHFRGIEVAPDRRRVRVGAGCRLKRLLRVLRRRGLTLPSLGLITEQTVAGAVATGTHGSGRHSLSHYVLSVRLAVYGPHPDDPPRMIDVDQPGPLLRATRCGLGALGVVTSLELPVVPRFGIREVLTRRQTLDQVLAMERTHPLQQFYLIPHRWDFVVQARRAVPLPRVRPAALLYRFYWLLALDLGLHLVIKTVAAVLRSPPAIRWAFRRLLLRFLVEDVEVTDASDRMLVMEHELFRHLEMELFVPEERLALALERVTEILQLADDASWQPSTPLEEAALRAGVEAPLRALGGTYTHHYPICVRRILPDETLLSMAAGAHVWYAISLITYVEPREPFFRLCAVLAPLLADELGARPHWGKWMPLDQDRIARLYPELPEFVRQCRRVDPTGTFANGFLRDVLGLGQAG; this is encoded by the coding sequence ATGTTCCGCCCCCTGACCAACTTCGGCGGCAACCTCACCTTCCGCCCCGGCGGGCGGGCGGCGCCGCGCTCCGAGGAGGAGCTCCTGGGGCTACTGGCCCAGGCCCGCTCCCAGGGCATCCGGGTCCGCGGCGCAGGGCACTCGTGGAGCCCGCTGATCGTCACGGATGGCCTATCCGTCGACCTGCGCCACTTCCGGGGGATCGAGGTGGCCCCCGACCGAAGGCGGGTGCGGGTCGGCGCCGGGTGCCGCCTCAAACGGTTGCTGCGGGTGCTGCGCCGTCGGGGGCTGACGCTCCCGTCTTTGGGGCTGATCACCGAGCAGACGGTGGCCGGGGCCGTGGCCACGGGCACCCATGGGTCGGGCCGCCACTCCCTCTCCCACTACGTCCTGTCCGTCCGCTTGGCCGTCTATGGCCCGCATCCCGACGACCCTCCCCGGATGATCGATGTGGACCAGCCGGGCCCCCTGCTGCGCGCCACACGCTGCGGCCTGGGGGCGCTGGGTGTGGTCACCAGCCTCGAATTGCCCGTGGTCCCCAGGTTCGGGATCCGTGAGGTCCTCACGCGCCGCCAGACCCTGGACCAGGTGCTCGCCATGGAGCGCACGCACCCCCTCCAGCAGTTCTACCTGATCCCGCACCGCTGGGACTTCGTGGTGCAGGCCCGGCGCGCGGTCCCGCTTCCCCGCGTTCGACCGGCAGCCCTGCTCTATCGCTTCTACTGGCTGCTGGCCCTCGACCTCGGGCTCCACCTCGTGATCAAGACGGTGGCAGCCGTACTTCGTAGCCCCCCCGCCATCCGGTGGGCGTTCCGCCGCCTGCTGCTCCGCTTCCTGGTCGAGGACGTGGAGGTGACCGACGCCTCGGATCGGATGCTGGTCATGGAACACGAGTTGTTCCGGCATCTGGAGATGGAGCTGTTCGTGCCGGAGGAGCGACTGGCCCTCGCTCTGGAGCGCGTGACGGAGATCCTGCAGCTGGCCGACGACGCCTCCTGGCAGCCCAGCACTCCCTTGGAGGAGGCCGCCCTACGCGCCGGGGTGGAGGCTCCCCTGCGGGCCCTGGGCGGCACGTACACCCATCACTACCCGATCTGCGTTCGTCGCATCCTCCCGGACGAGACGCTGTTGTCCATGGCTGCGGGGGCCCACGTCTGGTACGCGATCAGCTTGATCACCTACGTCGAACCTCGGGAGCCCTTCTTCCGACTCTGCGCCGTCCTCGCGCCGCTGTTGGCCGACGAGCTGGGGGCACGTCCGCACTGGGGCAAGTGGATGCCGCTCGACCAGGACCGGATCGCTCGGCTCTATCCGGAGTTGCCGGAATTCGTGCGACAGTGCCGGCGGGTCGATCCCACCGGCACCTTCGCGAACGGATTCCTGAGGGACGTGCTCGGGCTCGGCCAGGCGGGGTAG